In a genomic window of Oncorhynchus keta strain PuntledgeMale-10-30-2019 chromosome 26, Oket_V2, whole genome shotgun sequence:
- the LOC118359209 gene encoding sphingosine 1-phosphate receptor 3-like, translated as MENVFEEGMNPVIIAHYNHSGKWGRPRSSAACKTVVLLLICVLIVLENITVLLALWRNKRFLSRMYFLIGNLALSDLLAGVAYMVNIFTSGSSTFFLTPAQWLAREGSMFVALSASTFSLLAIGIERHMTMVRLCKAAGRGRLLGLLGACWAVSVLLSALPSLGWNCLEHLASCSTVLPLYDKSYVAFCISVFSALLVAIIILYIRIYRLVTSSGRKVSSRPSEHSLALLRTVVIVLGVFVMCWAPLFLLLLLDVGCSPERCPVLYHVDWFIALAVLNSALNPLIYTLSSREMRAAFFRLLCCYQPQLEAPAPMAGNPHLGTVIPTAENSKSSVGGGGSGITGAAKSLTRGKIATPLNSNNQHLDPSAPMVPHLSGPADLLSAVLVKAGALPSLSKF; from the coding sequence ATGGAGAACGTGTTTGAGGAGGGGATGAACCCTGTTATCATTGCCCACTACAACCACTCTGGGAAGTGGGGTCGACCTCGGAGCAGTGCGGCCTGTAAGActgttgtcctcctcctcatctGTGTCCTCATTGTGCTGGAGAACATCACAGTGCTGCTGGCGTTGTGGAGGAACAAACGCTTCCTGAGTCGCATGTACTTTCTCATCGGTAACCTGGCCCTGTCTGACCTGTTGGCTGGGGTGGCCTATATGGTTAATATCTTCACCTCTGGTAGCAGTACCTTCTTCCTGACGCCGGCCCAGTGGCTGGCAAGAGAGGGAAGCATGTTCGTGGCCCTCAGTGCATCCACCTTCAGCCTACTGGCCATCGGTATCGAGAGACACATGACCATGGTTCGTCTGTGCAAGGCGGCGGGGCGGGGGAGGTTACTGGGGCTGCTGGGGGCATGCTGGGCCGTGTCTGTGCTGCTCAGTGCCCTGCCTTCCCTGGGCTGGAACTGCCTTGAGCACCTGGCCTCCTGCTCTACCGTGCTGCCCCTTTATGACAAGAGTTACGTGGCCTTCTGCATCAGCGTGTTTAGCGCCCTGCTGGTGGCCATCATCATCCTCTACATCCGCATCTACCGGCTGGTGACGTCCAGCGGGCGGAAGGTTAGCAGCAGGCCCTCGGAGCACTCACTGGCCCTGCTGAGAACGGTGGTAATAGTTCTGGGGGTGTTTGTGATGTGCTGGGCACCGCTGTTCCTGCTGCTGCTACTGGACGTGGGCTGCAGTCCGGAGCGGTGCCCTGTGCTCTACCATGTGGACTGGTTCATTGCCCTGGCTGTGCTCAACTCAGCACTCAACCCCCTCATCTACACCCTGTCCAGCAGGGAGATGAGAGCAGCTTTCTTCAGGCTGCTGTGCTGCTATCAGCCTCAACTGGAGGCCCCAGCCCCCATGGCAGGCAACCCCCACCTGGGGACTGTCATCCCCACGGCTGAGAACAGCAAGTCCAGTGTGGGGGGAGGAGGTAGTGGGATAACGGGGGCGGCCAAGTCTCTGACCCGGGGGAAGATTGCAACGCCCCTGAACTCTAACAACCAGCATTTAGACCCCTCCGCCCCCATGGTGCCACACCTCTCTGGACCGGCCGACCTTCTGTCAGCTGTGCTGGTCAAGGCTGGCGCACTGCCCTCCCTCAGCAAGTTCTGA